The Rickettsia endosymbiont of Cantharis rufa genome segment GGGCTTGGATTATCTGTATATTTATTTTTTACTAAGCCTAAAAAAATATCTAGTATATCTCTTGAAGTAACCGGTAGTATAGTATCAACCGGTTTAGCAGTTTATGAAGATATATTTGAATATATCAATTCAATAACACAAAAATTTGCTTATTTTCAAGATTTAGAAAGGAAAAATATAGAACTTAAGCTCGAAATAGCAAGATTACAACATTTGCAAAGTGAAGTAGAATCAGTAAGAGCCGAAAACATTGCATTAAAAGATTTGTTAACGATTGCTGAGGAAGAAGAATTTAAATATATTACTACTAAATTACTGAGTGTTTCCTTTAATCCCTTTTCTAGAACTGCTTTGATTTCTGCGGGTAAAAAGCAAGGTATTGAACCTGATCAAATCGTTGTTAATTCAGGAAAATTAATAGGAAAAGTAATAGAAGTTAGCAATAATTATGCTAAAGTGATGTTAATTAGCGATGTTAACTCCAGAATACCTATTAAAGCTAACTCTTCAAGAGAACAAGGTATTTTAGCAGGTAATAATAATAATAGTAAAATTTTATACTTGCCTAACAATCATTTAGTACAGAAAGACGAGGAGATAATAACCTCCGGACACGGTAATATTTATCCTGCAGATATTTTAGTAGGCTATGTGTCTAAGGTTACGCAGCAGGATGTTATAGTGGATATAGCAGCTGATCTATCTAAAACAGAATTTGTACAGATATTATTACCTAAAGAATAATGAAAAAGGACTATTTCGGCATTATTACTGAATATATTTGTATAATAATCTATAAACTAAAATTTTATCAAATACTGCATCATAGAAAGCGTTATTATGTCGGTGAAATAGATACTATTGCGTTACGTAATAAAGAAATTGTTTTTATTGAAGTCAAAGCAAGAAGCTCTAAAATTGATGATAGATTTGTATCTTTCAATCAGCAAAGAAGAATTACTAGAGCTGCTGAAATGTTTTTAAGTAGCAATTCTAAATATAGAAATTATAATATCAGGTTTGATTTGGTAATTATAAGGTCTTATAAATTACCCATAATTATAAAAAATGTTTGGTAATACCGGCGTTGTTGCATGGATCGAAAAACCTGCGCGATGTATTCCCGCGTGGATCGGAAAATCTACTTAATTGTCATCCCCGCGTAGGCGGGGATCCAGAAAAAAGGTATAAATACAACAAATTTTTAAAATTAAAAGCTCGGTTTATCTTGCTTTACCATGGATTCCCGCCTGCGTGGGACTGACATAAAACGAGCCATGCAACAAAAGCTCCGCCTATGCGGGGATGACAATTAAGTAGGTTTTCCGATCCATGAAACAAGGCTAGTAATACCCAACAAACTTCGTATACTACTCTTTATTTATTCAGAGGTTATTAATATGGCGCTTGCTACTAAAGTAAAAGAATTTTTAGAAGAAAAATTAAAACAAGAAAAGATAGATCGTAAATATCTTGCTCAGGTTACTGATATCCCTTACACGACCGTTAGCAGAATTATGAGAGCAGAAGTTAATCGCGAATTTAATCCTGAAATAGATACTATTTTAAAAATAGCAAAATATTTTAATTGTACTATGGATGAGGTGATAAAAAGAAAAGTATCTAACAAATAAAAACTACAATATGATAACGAACAATAAAGGGCTGATTATAATTT includes the following:
- a CDS encoding YraN family protein, which codes for MKKDYFGIITEYICIIIYKLKFYQILHHRKRYYVGEIDTIALRNKEIVFIEVKARSSKIDDRFVSFNQQRRITRAAEMFLSSNSKYRNYNIRFDLVIIRSYKLPIIIKNVW
- the mreC gene encoding rod shape-determining protein MreC: MAILANRVKNSSNSLELIRIISNALKRFFVIFGLGLSVYLFFTKPKKISSISLEVTGSIVSTGLAVYEDIFEYINSITQKFAYFQDLERKNIELKLEIARLQHLQSEVESVRAENIALKDLLTIAEEEEFKYITTKLLSVSFNPFSRTALISAGKKQGIEPDQIVVNSGKLIGKVIEVSNNYAKVMLISDVNSRIPIKANSSREQGILAGNNNNSKILYLPNNHLVQKDEEIITSGHGNIYPADILVGYVSKVTQQDVIVDIAADLSKTEFVQILLPKE
- a CDS encoding helix-turn-helix transcriptional regulator, which produces MALATKVKEFLEEKLKQEKIDRKYLAQVTDIPYTTVSRIMRAEVNREFNPEIDTILKIAKYFNCTMDEVIKRKVSNK